The proteins below come from a single Chlorogloeopsis sp. ULAP01 genomic window:
- the nblS gene encoding two-component system sensor histidine kinase NblS, producing MLAPLKTIREAIANWWSEFTLQTKLLAAVTLVVSLVMSGLTFWAVNTIQQDARLNDTRFGRDLGLLLAANVAPLIADHNLTEVAQFSQRFYSSTSSVRYMLYADETGKIYFGIPFWEPEVETSLTIERRIQLPDDYASDADKPMVRQHMSPDGVVTDVFVPLTVDKKYLGVLAIGINPNPAAVISTNFTRDVTIAVFISIWVMVILGGVINALTITKPIKELLLGVKQIAAGNFKQRIDLPFGGELKELIFSFNEMAERLERYEEQNIEELTAEKAKLETLVSTIADGAVLIDNNMQVILVNPTARRIFGWEGVEIVGENVLHHLPSAVQAEITRPLYQMAAGDCESAEFRIHLTQGIHRTIRILLTTVLDQQRENVKGIAITVQDITREVELNEAKSQFISNVSHELRTPLFNIKSFIETLHDYGEELSVDQRQEFLATVNHETDRLARLVNDVLDLSRLESGRRYNLDAVDLGQAIEQTLRTYQLNAKDKGIEIIQEVEPKLPLIVGHYDLLLQVLANLVGNALKFTKAGGKVAIRAYKLTPHSHKSDRPYRVRVEIADTGIGIAPEDQKAIFDRFFRVENRVHTLEGTGLGLSIVRNIIEDKHHSKVNLVSEVGVGTTFWFDLAVFEEETVVPEQPAVVETVTETHTIPAS from the coding sequence ATGCTGGCTCCTTTAAAAACAATCCGAGAAGCGATCGCTAATTGGTGGTCAGAGTTTACCCTCCAGACCAAGCTGTTGGCTGCCGTAACTTTGGTGGTATCATTGGTGATGAGTGGACTGACTTTCTGGGCAGTAAATACAATTCAGCAGGATGCACGTCTGAATGATACACGCTTCGGTCGTGATCTGGGACTGCTACTTGCAGCCAATGTTGCCCCACTGATTGCGGATCATAATTTGACTGAGGTAGCACAATTTTCCCAACGCTTCTACAGCAGTACTTCGAGCGTGCGTTATATGCTCTATGCTGATGAAACTGGGAAAATTTATTTCGGCATTCCTTTTTGGGAACCAGAAGTTGAAACTTCCCTGACGATAGAAAGGCGAATACAACTGCCAGATGATTATGCGAGTGATGCCGATAAGCCGATGGTACGGCAACATATGTCTCCAGATGGCGTAGTCACCGATGTATTTGTGCCTCTAACGGTTGATAAAAAGTATCTGGGGGTTTTGGCGATTGGCATCAACCCCAATCCTGCCGCAGTGATTTCTACAAATTTCACTCGTGATGTCACTATTGCTGTATTTATCTCAATTTGGGTAATGGTAATTTTGGGAGGGGTAATAAACGCTTTGACGATTACCAAGCCTATTAAAGAACTATTGCTGGGGGTTAAACAAATTGCAGCTGGGAATTTTAAGCAGCGCATTGACTTGCCGTTTGGAGGAGAACTCAAAGAATTAATTTTCAGCTTTAACGAAATGGCAGAGCGTTTAGAGCGTTATGAAGAACAAAATATAGAGGAGTTGACTGCCGAAAAAGCCAAGCTGGAAACTTTGGTTTCTACAATTGCTGATGGAGCAGTTTTAATTGACAATAATATGCAGGTGATTTTAGTCAACCCAACAGCACGGCGAATTTTTGGCTGGGAAGGTGTTGAGATAGTTGGCGAGAATGTTTTGCACCATTTACCATCAGCAGTGCAAGCCGAAATCACTCGTCCTTTGTACCAAATGGCAGCAGGAGATTGTGAAAGTGCGGAGTTTCGTATTCACCTCACCCAAGGGATTCATCGCACAATCCGCATTCTCTTAACAACAGTACTTGATCAGCAAAGGGAAAATGTTAAAGGCATTGCTATTACCGTACAAGATATTACCCGTGAAGTAGAATTAAACGAGGCAAAAAGCCAATTTATTAGTAACGTTTCCCACGAACTGCGCACACCCTTATTTAACATCAAATCTTTCATTGAGACTTTGCACGACTATGGCGAAGAACTCAGTGTAGATCAAAGACAGGAATTCTTAGCAACTGTCAATCACGAAACCGATCGCCTAGCCCGCTTGGTAAATGATGTTTTAGATTTGTCTAGGCTTGAATCTGGGCGACGCTACAACTTAGATGCAGTAGATCTAGGACAAGCAATTGAACAGACTTTACGAACTTACCAACTTAATGCCAAAGATAAGGGTATTGAAATCATTCAGGAAGTAGAACCTAAATTACCTCTAATAGTAGGTCATTACGATTTATTGCTACAAGTTTTAGCTAATTTGGTTGGTAATGCCCTTAAATTTACTAAAGCAGGAGGCAAAGTCGCGATCCGTGCCTATAAGCTCACACCGCATTCCCACAAAAGCGATCGCCCCTATCGTGTTCGTGTAGAAATTGCCGATACAGGTATTGGTATTGCCCCAGAAGATCAAAAAGCTATTTTTGATCGCTTTTTCCGGGTAGAAAATCGCGTTCACACTCTAGAAGGCACTGGTTTAGGACTATCAATTGTCAGAAATATTATTGAAGACAAACATCACAGTAAAGTCAATTTAGTAAGTGAAGTTGGGGTGGGTACAACTTTTTGGTTTGATTTAGCAGTTTTTGAAGAAGAAACAGTTGTACCAGAACAACCAGCAGTTGTGGAGACTGTTACAGAAACACACACTATTCCCGCAAGTTGA
- a CDS encoding zinc ribbon domain-containing protein → MDTATCPRCHQKVSPQAITCPYCRTQLKAYGHPGIPLHRAGKDEYLCESCTYHADDTCNFPQRPYAKECTLYQNIEQSKLDLQQIREAKSFNTSVKNWIRRNQTLVLLLALLLVCLLITLLNFS, encoded by the coding sequence GTGGACACTGCTACTTGCCCTCGCTGTCATCAAAAAGTTAGCCCGCAGGCTATTACCTGCCCCTATTGTCGTACTCAACTAAAAGCTTACGGCCATCCTGGTATTCCTCTGCACCGGGCTGGTAAAGACGAATATCTTTGTGAAAGTTGTACCTATCATGCCGACGACACTTGTAATTTTCCTCAACGCCCCTACGCTAAAGAGTGTACACTGTATCAAAATATAGAACAGAGCAAGTTAGATTTGCAGCAGATTCGTGAAGCGAAAAGTTTTAATACATCTGTAAAAAATTGGATCAGACGCAATCAGACTTTAGTTCTACTACTTGCTTTATTATTAGTGTGTTTACTGATTACTTTGTTAAATTTCAGTTGA
- a CDS encoding MFS transporter codes for MKVFRTFDTQLQRNLLILFAAGLFFWSSLSSLLPTLPLYLQDVGASKQQIGIVMGSFAIGMLLFRPWLGQLADKRSRKLVLLIGILVEAIAPIGYELVTSIPLLMVLRAFHGISIAAFATGYMALIADLAPPKHRGEIIGYMSLVNPIGLAIGPALGGYIQAMVDYTAVFVLAAALGGLGALCVVPIVNPSVQTQQAAEIQDTNFWRILISPRVRIPALVMLVVGLAVGTLHTFAPLFIKSTQVELNAGLFYTVAAVSSFSSRVFIGRASDRFGRGLFVTIGLILYCLSMALMWLANNSTTFLVAALIEGAGGGTLIPMISTMMADRSFPQERGRVFAVCIAGFDLGIAIAGPILGSFAEQVGYRHMFGITAGLTALGILIFITKSSKDLGTSVRFAFGRTQDAYALNKI; via the coding sequence GTGAAAGTATTTCGCACATTTGATACCCAATTACAGCGAAACCTGCTGATTTTATTTGCAGCAGGTTTATTTTTCTGGTCTAGTTTATCTTCTTTGTTGCCTACTTTGCCGCTTTATTTGCAAGATGTGGGTGCAAGCAAGCAACAAATCGGGATAGTCATGGGCAGTTTTGCTATTGGAATGTTATTGTTCCGCCCGTGGCTAGGGCAATTAGCAGACAAACGTAGTCGTAAACTTGTATTGCTGATTGGTATTTTAGTAGAAGCGATCGCTCCTATTGGTTACGAACTAGTCACATCCATTCCTCTATTAATGGTGTTGCGTGCTTTTCATGGCATCAGTATCGCTGCCTTTGCCACTGGCTACATGGCACTCATAGCAGACTTAGCACCTCCCAAGCATCGCGGTGAAATCATTGGCTATATGAGTCTGGTAAATCCGATTGGTTTAGCGATTGGGCCTGCTTTAGGCGGTTATATACAAGCTATGGTTGATTATACTGCTGTTTTTGTATTAGCTGCGGCATTGGGTGGATTGGGGGCATTATGTGTTGTGCCGATTGTGAATCCATCAGTTCAAACACAGCAAGCAGCCGAAATTCAAGATACTAATTTTTGGCGTATATTAATCAGTCCAAGAGTAAGAATACCAGCTTTAGTGATGTTAGTAGTTGGTTTGGCGGTTGGAACTTTGCATACCTTCGCGCCCCTATTCATCAAATCTACCCAAGTTGAGCTGAATGCTGGGTTGTTTTATACAGTTGCAGCAGTTTCAAGTTTTAGTAGCAGGGTATTTATTGGCCGTGCTAGCGATCGCTTCGGTCGAGGATTATTTGTCACCATTGGCTTGATTTTGTACTGTTTATCAATGGCACTGATGTGGCTAGCAAACAATAGCACTACTTTTTTAGTAGCTGCCTTGATTGAAGGTGCAGGAGGTGGTACGCTAATTCCCATGATTTCTACTATGATGGCAGACCGTTCATTTCCTCAAGAAAGAGGACGAGTTTTTGCTGTTTGCATAGCTGGATTTGATTTGGGGATAGCGATCGCTGGGCCTATTCTTGGTTCTTTTGCCGAACAAGTTGGTTACCGTCATATGTTCGGAATCACTGCTGGTTTAACTGCACTTGGCATTCTCATTTTTATTACTAAGTCCAGCAAAGACTTGGGTACCTCAGTACGCTTCGCCTTCGGTCGCACTCAAGATGCTTACGCCTTAAACAAAATCTAA
- the moaC gene encoding cyclic pyranopterin monophosphate synthase MoaC, which translates to MTQENSHFLSANLSHLDGEGQAQMVDVSEKVPTVRQAVATARVRMLPETFAAIQAGNAPKGDVLGTARLAGIMAAKQTANLIPLCHPLPLQKVEVLLTPDAQLPGYQIQATVKTKAETGVEMEALTAVSVAALTLYDMAKALEKSIQIESIQLISKSGGKSGDYLR; encoded by the coding sequence ATGACACAAGAAAATTCTCACTTTCTATCAGCCAATCTCAGCCACTTAGATGGCGAGGGACAAGCTCAGATGGTGGATGTTTCTGAAAAAGTACCCACAGTCAGACAAGCTGTAGCTACTGCTAGAGTGCGGATGTTACCAGAAACTTTTGCAGCTATCCAAGCAGGCAATGCTCCCAAAGGCGATGTATTGGGAACGGCAAGACTAGCAGGAATCATGGCAGCTAAACAAACAGCTAATTTGATTCCCCTATGCCATCCCTTGCCACTGCAAAAAGTAGAAGTGCTTTTAACACCCGATGCCCAGCTACCTGGTTATCAAATTCAGGCTACAGTCAAAACCAAAGCCGAAACTGGTGTGGAAATGGAGGCTTTAACTGCTGTTTCTGTTGCTGCTCTTACCTTATACGATATGGCAAAAGCTTTAGAAAAGTCGATTCAAATAGAATCGATTCAATTAATAAGTAAAAGTGGCGGTAAATCAGGAGATTATTTACGTTGA
- a CDS encoding DUF2795 domain-containing protein, giving the protein MAKVNPIQLQKHLKGVDYPANKQQLIEHAQQQGADENAISVLQQIPDQEYQTPTDVSEAVGKIE; this is encoded by the coding sequence ATGGCTAAAGTAAATCCAATCCAACTACAAAAACACTTGAAAGGTGTTGATTATCCAGCTAACAAACAACAGTTGATTGAACACGCACAACAGCAAGGTGCTGATGAAAACGCTATCTCTGTATTGCAGCAGATACCTGATCAGGAGTATCAAACTCCAACTGATGTTAGTGAAGCTGTAGGCAAGATTGAATAA
- a CDS encoding Hsp20/alpha crystallin family protein — MTPSRWDPFREMERWDPFREISGLQREMNRLFDRMMTTSGESGEMAGYAFIPAAEMHDNSDSIEIRVELPGMEAKDLDVKVTAEAVSISGERRSETSAEEKGMRRSEFRYGRLQRIIPLPARIQNDKVQAEFKNGVLCLTMPKAEEEKNKVVTVNLGGQQTQAIAGEYDRQTQQQLQSNQQSQSEQQLQSPTS; from the coding sequence ATGACACCATCACGTTGGGATCCCTTCCGAGAAATGGAACGTTGGGATCCTTTTCGAGAAATATCTGGCTTGCAACGCGAAATGAATCGCTTGTTTGATCGCATGATGACTACAAGCGGCGAGAGTGGTGAAATGGCTGGTTATGCTTTTATACCAGCAGCAGAAATGCATGATAATTCAGATAGTATAGAAATTCGGGTTGAACTTCCTGGTATGGAAGCAAAAGACTTAGATGTAAAAGTTACGGCCGAAGCTGTTTCTATCAGTGGAGAGCGTAGATCTGAAACTAGTGCTGAAGAAAAAGGAATGAGACGTTCGGAATTTCGTTATGGCAGACTCCAACGAATAATTCCTTTACCCGCTAGAATTCAAAACGATAAGGTGCAAGCAGAATTTAAGAATGGCGTTTTGTGCCTGACAATGCCTAAAGCTGAGGAAGAAAAAAATAAAGTTGTAACTGTTAACCTCGGCGGACAACAAACTCAGGCGATCGCTGGAGAATACGACAGGCAAACTCAGCAGCAATTACAATCCAACCAACAATCACAATCTGAGCAACAATTACAATCTCCAACCAGTTAA
- the dnaK gene encoding molecular chaperone DnaK, which yields MAKVVGIDLGTTNSCVAVMEGGQPVVIPNAEGQRVTPSVVAYTKTGDRLVGQIARRQAVMNPENTFYSVKRFIGRKYDEVTRELTEVSYKVLRDSDGNVKLDCPAARKQFAPEEVSAQILRKLADDASKYLGERVTQAVITVPAYFNDSQRQATKDAGKIAGLEVLRIINEPTAAALAYGLDKKTNETILVFDLGGGTFDVSILDVGEGVFEVKATSGDTHLGGDDFDKKIVDWIANEFQHNEGVDLRKDRQALQRLTEAAEKAKIELSSATQTNINLPFITATHEGPKHIDTTLTRAKFEEMCADLLDRCRIPVEQALGDAKMSNADIDEVILVGGSTRMPAVQQLVRRITGKEPHQGVNPDEVVAVGAAIQAGVLAGVVKDILLLDVTPLSLGVETLGGVMTKIIPRNTTIPVKKSEIFSTAADGQTNVEVHVLQGEREMASYNKSLGNFRLDGIPPAPRGVPQIEVTFDIDANGILSVTAKDKATGKEQSISITGASTLDKQDVERMVRDAEVHAQEDKRRREQIDTKNNADSLAYQAEKQLRDLGDTVPAADKSRAEAMIKDLREAINQENYDRMRSLTQDLQQAMMQIGSAIYAQAGGGTTETADSSGSTGTRGGGEDVIDADFVG from the coding sequence ATGGCAAAAGTAGTTGGAATTGATTTAGGAACAACAAACTCTTGTGTTGCTGTTATGGAAGGTGGACAACCCGTTGTCATTCCCAATGCCGAAGGACAACGCGTTACTCCTTCTGTTGTAGCTTATACGAAAACAGGCGACCGTTTGGTTGGTCAAATTGCCAGACGCCAAGCAGTCATGAACCCAGAAAACACTTTTTACTCTGTCAAGCGCTTTATCGGGCGCAAGTATGATGAAGTAACCAGAGAACTAACCGAAGTTTCCTACAAAGTTCTGCGCGACAGTGATGGTAACGTTAAGCTTGATTGTCCAGCTGCACGTAAACAATTTGCTCCGGAAGAAGTTTCTGCTCAAATACTGCGCAAGTTAGCAGATGATGCCAGTAAATATTTGGGAGAAAGAGTAACTCAAGCTGTTATTACCGTTCCTGCCTACTTCAACGACTCCCAACGCCAAGCTACCAAAGACGCTGGCAAAATAGCGGGTTTAGAAGTACTCCGGATTATCAACGAGCCGACTGCGGCAGCTTTAGCCTATGGTTTAGACAAAAAGACTAACGAAACCATTCTCGTTTTTGACCTTGGTGGTGGAACCTTCGACGTTTCCATTTTAGATGTAGGTGAAGGTGTTTTTGAAGTTAAAGCCACCAGTGGCGACACTCACTTGGGTGGTGATGACTTCGATAAAAAGATTGTAGATTGGATTGCTAACGAATTTCAGCACAACGAAGGTGTAGACTTGCGTAAAGACAGGCAAGCACTGCAACGACTTACCGAAGCAGCCGAAAAAGCCAAAATTGAACTTTCTAGTGCTACTCAAACTAATATTAACCTGCCATTCATCACCGCTACTCATGAAGGGCCAAAACACATTGACACAACTTTGACGCGGGCAAAGTTTGAAGAAATGTGTGCGGATTTGTTGGATCGCTGCCGCATCCCTGTGGAACAAGCTCTCGGTGATGCCAAAATGAGCAATGCAGATATCGATGAAGTTATATTAGTGGGTGGTTCTACCCGGATGCCTGCCGTCCAACAACTAGTGCGACGTATAACAGGTAAAGAGCCTCATCAAGGTGTTAACCCCGACGAAGTGGTAGCAGTAGGAGCAGCTATCCAAGCTGGTGTTTTGGCTGGGGTAGTCAAAGATATTCTTCTTCTAGATGTTACACCTTTGTCTTTGGGCGTGGAAACTCTCGGCGGTGTAATGACAAAAATTATTCCTCGCAACACTACCATCCCTGTCAAAAAATCAGAAATCTTCTCTACCGCAGCTGACGGGCAGACGAACGTAGAAGTTCACGTCTTGCAAGGTGAGCGAGAAATGGCAAGCTATAACAAGAGCTTAGGAAATTTCCGCTTGGATGGTATTCCCCCTGCTCCCAGAGGTGTACCGCAAATCGAAGTTACTTTTGATATCGATGCTAACGGTATTCTCTCTGTCACTGCCAAAGATAAGGCTACAGGGAAAGAACAATCAATTTCGATTACTGGCGCTTCTACGCTCGATAAGCAGGATGTAGAGCGCATGGTGCGGGATGCAGAAGTTCATGCCCAAGAAGATAAAAGACGCCGCGAACAAATTGACACCAAGAATAACGCTGACTCCTTAGCATATCAAGCCGAAAAGCAATTGCGAGACTTGGGTGATACAGTTCCTGCTGCTGACAAAAGCCGGGCAGAAGCAATGATTAAAGATTTGCGTGAAGCCATCAATCAAGAAAATTATGATCGGATGCGATCGCTAACTCAAGACTTGCAACAGGCAATGATGCAAATTGGTAGTGCTATTTATGCCCAAGCTGGTGGTGGTACAACCGAAACTGCTGATAGTAGTGGTAGTACTGGTACGCGTGGCGGCGGTGAAGATGTAATTGATGCCGATTTTGTGGGGTGA
- a CDS encoding DnaJ C-terminal domain-containing protein has product MPAATDFKDYYQILGVSKNATPEEIKKAYRKLARKYHPDVNPGNKEAEERFKKINEANEVLSDPEKRQKYDAFGQYWQQAAATGAAPHSRGTRVDVGGFDFDQYGSFDDFINDLLGRFGGATGGGRTYSYRTYTGAQPGFGDFYENVATEAPAPDTEAAIALNFSEAFHGTQKRLQIDGETVNVRIPGGAKPRSRLRIKGKGRSSPFSQQRGDLYLTIEVLPHPFFRFEGDNITCEIPIRPDEAVLGADIKVPTPDGSVTMKIPAGVRSGQSLRLRGKGWKQPKDGRSDLIVKLQIVSPKDMSPVERECYEKIRDSSTFDPRAALQEVKL; this is encoded by the coding sequence ATGCCAGCTGCAACCGACTTCAAGGACTATTACCAAATTCTAGGGGTGAGCAAAAATGCCACACCGGAGGAGATTAAGAAAGCCTACCGCAAGCTGGCACGTAAGTATCACCCCGATGTCAACCCTGGAAATAAAGAAGCGGAGGAACGCTTCAAAAAAATTAACGAAGCTAACGAAGTACTTTCCGATCCAGAAAAACGCCAAAAATACGATGCTTTTGGACAATATTGGCAGCAAGCGGCGGCAACTGGAGCAGCGCCGCACAGTCGGGGTACAAGAGTAGATGTTGGTGGCTTTGATTTCGATCAATACGGTAGTTTTGATGATTTTATCAACGATCTGCTCGGTCGTTTTGGTGGCGCGACAGGAGGTGGCAGAACTTACAGTTATCGCACTTATACAGGCGCTCAACCTGGGTTTGGCGATTTTTATGAAAATGTTGCCACTGAAGCACCTGCTCCGGATACAGAAGCAGCGATCGCTCTCAATTTTTCTGAAGCGTTTCACGGTACACAGAAGCGGCTGCAAATCGATGGCGAAACTGTTAATGTGCGCATTCCAGGTGGTGCTAAACCTAGAAGTCGCCTCCGCATCAAGGGTAAAGGACGTTCCAGTCCATTTTCTCAACAACGGGGAGATTTGTATTTAACAATTGAAGTTTTGCCCCATCCATTCTTTCGATTTGAAGGCGATAATATCACTTGTGAGATTCCCATTCGACCGGATGAAGCTGTTTTGGGAGCAGATATTAAAGTACCTACGCCCGATGGTAGCGTCACAATGAAAATTCCTGCGGGTGTACGTTCTGGGCAATCTTTGCGGTTACGGGGCAAAGGCTGGAAACAGCCCAAAGACGGGCGCAGTGATTTAATTGTCAAACTACAGATTGTATCTCCTAAAGATATGAGTCCGGTGGAACGTGAGTGCTATGAAAAAATTCGCGATAGTAGTACTTTTGATCCACGTGCAGCTCTACAAGAGGTGAAATTATGA
- a CDS encoding chaperone modulator CbpM, which yields MNSAGLSRVVISEEGDRLYTFEYAALVTQTSTALIERFATLGLISPTNSMLRSRDITRVSQILRLRRDLGLNLVGAAMVLDMAEEIAQLRAQLQAYRSHSS from the coding sequence ATGAATTCAGCTGGGCTATCACGGGTGGTTATCTCCGAAGAGGGCGATCGCCTTTACACATTTGAATATGCAGCTTTGGTTACACAAACATCAACTGCGCTGATCGAACGCTTCGCCACACTAGGATTGATTTCACCAACTAATTCCATGTTGCGATCGCGTGATATTACTCGTGTTAGTCAAATTTTGCGTTTGCGTCGAGATTTAGGACTCAATTTAGTGGGAGCTGCAATGGTATTAGATATGGCTGAAGAAATTGCCCAACTGCGGGCGCAATTGCAAGCTTACCGATCACACTCATCTTAA
- the ahcY gene encoding adenosylhomocysteinase — protein sequence MTATSPRLKHEVKDLALAPLGRQRIEWAGREMPVLRQIRDRFAQEKPFAGVRLVACCHVTTETANLAIALKAGGADAVLIASNPLSTQDDVAACLVTDYEIPVFAIKGEDNETYSRHVQIALDHRPNIIIDDGCDVVATLVKERQQQLADIIGTTEETTTGIVRLRAMFKDGVLTFPAINVNDADTKHFFDNRYGTGQSTLDGIIRATNILLAGKTVVVVGYGWCGKGTALRARGLGANVIVTEIDPIKAIEAVMDGFRVLPMAEAAPLGDLFITVTGNKHVIRGEHFDVMKDGAIVCNSGHFDIEIDLVALGTKAKEVKTVRPFTEEYRLKNGKSVVVLGEGRLINLAAAEGHPSAVMDMSFANQALGCEYLIKNKGKLEPGIHAIPTEVDQEIARLKLQAMGIKVDSLTPEQIEYMNSWTSGT from the coding sequence ATGACTGCAACATCTCCCCGATTAAAGCACGAGGTTAAAGACCTCGCCCTAGCTCCCTTGGGAAGACAGCGCATTGAATGGGCTGGACGCGAAATGCCTGTTTTGCGGCAAATTCGCGATCGCTTTGCTCAAGAAAAACCCTTTGCGGGTGTTCGTCTTGTTGCTTGCTGTCATGTCACAACAGAAACAGCAAATTTAGCAATTGCTCTCAAAGCTGGTGGCGCAGACGCTGTATTGATTGCCAGCAATCCCCTCTCCACTCAAGATGACGTAGCCGCTTGTCTCGTCACCGATTACGAAATTCCTGTCTTTGCTATCAAAGGTGAAGATAATGAAACTTACAGCCGCCACGTCCAAATCGCTCTAGATCACCGTCCCAACATTATTATTGATGACGGTTGTGATGTGGTTGCCACCCTAGTTAAAGAACGTCAGCAGCAACTCGCTGACATTATCGGTACAACAGAAGAAACCACCACGGGAATTGTTCGGCTACGTGCCATGTTCAAAGATGGTGTTCTCACCTTCCCGGCTATTAACGTCAACGACGCTGATACCAAGCATTTCTTTGACAACCGCTACGGTACAGGACAATCTACACTCGACGGGATTATCCGCGCTACAAATATCCTACTAGCTGGTAAAACCGTTGTTGTTGTCGGTTATGGCTGGTGTGGTAAAGGTACTGCCCTGCGTGCACGGGGACTCGGCGCTAATGTAATTGTCACCGAAATTGACCCCATCAAGGCAATTGAAGCGGTGATGGATGGTTTCCGCGTCCTACCAATGGCAGAAGCTGCACCTTTAGGTGATTTATTTATCACAGTTACAGGTAATAAACACGTAATTCGCGGCGAACACTTTGACGTGATGAAAGACGGTGCAATTGTTTGCAATTCCGGTCACTTTGATATCGAAATCGACCTTGTTGCTCTAGGTACCAAAGCCAAGGAAGTAAAAACAGTACGTCCTTTTACTGAAGAATATCGCCTAAAAAATGGTAAATCAGTTGTAGTTCTTGGTGAAGGGCGCCTGATTAACCTTGCTGCCGCAGAAGGACATCCCAGTGCAGTAATGGATATGAGCTTTGCCAACCAAGCTCTTGGTTGTGAATACCTAATCAAGAATAAGGGTAAGTTGGAACCCGGTATTCATGCGATTCCTACAGAAGTAGATCAAGAAATTGCCCGCTTGAAATTGCAGGCGATGGGAATTAAAGTTGATTCCCTAACGCCAGAGCAAATCGAGTACATGAACTCTTGGACTTCTGGCACCTAA